A stretch of Sulfurimonas xiamenensis DNA encodes these proteins:
- a CDS encoding TetR/AcrR family transcriptional regulator, translating into MLDKKQLKKEQIIQTALELFASKGFYSTTIPDIALSLKMSVGNMYNYFKSKDTLAIEIIKYISAYLGEKLKEINEQEISTKEKTRKIVEIYFKTASLKPEMIDYFLRIYLSNREVFKESCEGMLCVNEFVTEIMIYFEEGVKCGDLREQDFFSAFGLFMGYLGGMVFLKGENVLPKDLNDYVDDITFNIYKALSAE; encoded by the coding sequence TTGTTAGATAAAAAGCAGTTAAAAAAAGAGCAGATAATACAAACGGCTCTAGAACTATTTGCCTCAAAAGGGTTTTATAGCACTACCATCCCCGATATTGCACTTTCGCTAAAGATGAGTGTCGGTAACATGTATAACTACTTTAAATCTAAAGACACTCTAGCAATAGAAATCATAAAATATATCTCTGCATATTTAGGCGAAAAGTTAAAAGAGATAAACGAACAAGAGATATCCACTAAAGAAAAAACAAGAAAAATAGTAGAAATATATTTTAAGACAGCCTCTTTAAAACCTGAAATGATAGACTACTTTTTAAGAATATACCTCTCAAACCGCGAAGTTTTTAAAGAGAGCTGCGAGGGAATGCTCTGCGTAAACGAGTTTGTCACAGAGATAATGATTTACTTTGAAGAGGGCGTTAAATGCGGCGATTTGAGAGAACAGGACTTTTTCAGCGCATTTGGTCTTTTTATGGGTTATCTCGGCGGCATGGTCTTTTTAAAAGGTGAAAATGTTTTACCAAAAGATTTAAACGACTATGTAGATGATATAACATTTAATATCTATAAAGCGTTGAGCGCAGAATAA
- a CDS encoding RidA family protein: MKFVQTNKAPSAIGPYSQAVVANGMVFTSGQIALTPEGVMLENDVVIQTKQVLKNLQAVLEEAGASMQSVIKTTIFLDSMDDFVTVNEIYAEAFGSHKPARSTVAVKTLPKNALVEIDAVALVK; the protein is encoded by the coding sequence ATGAAGTTCGTACAAACAAACAAGGCGCCATCGGCAATAGGTCCATACTCTCAGGCAGTAGTAGCAAACGGTATGGTTTTTACATCGGGGCAGATTGCACTTACTCCAGAGGGTGTTATGCTTGAAAATGATGTGGTTATTCAGACAAAACAGGTTTTAAAGAATCTTCAAGCAGTTTTAGAAGAGGCGGGGGCTTCAATGCAGAGTGTTATTAAAACGACGATATTTTTAGACTCTATGGATGATTTTGTAACGGTTAATGAAATATATGCAGAGGCTTTTGGCTCTCATAAACCTGCTCGTTCAACCGTTGCAGTAAAGACGCTGCCAAAAAATGCCCTTGTTGAGATTGATGCAGTAGCGTTGGTAAAATGA